The bacterium BMS3Abin08 sequence TTGAGACTGGGTAATAATCACTGCATGTTCAACAACATTTTCAAGCTCTCTCACATTTCCCGGCCATGAATAGTTTATCAACAATTCCATTGTGTCCGGATGAAAGCCTTTAATCTTCCTGGAGAATCGCTGGTTATATTTATTTAAAAAATGATAAGCCAGTATCGGGATATCATCTTTCCTGTTTCTGAGAGGCGGGATGTCTATTATAGTTACATTCAGGCGGTATAAGAGGTCTTTTCTGAATTTACCGGTCTCAACCTCTTTTTTGAGATCGGAATTGGAAGCCGCCA is a genomic window containing:
- the zraR_1 gene encoding transcriptional regulatory protein ZraR, which produces MRVGGVEPFEVDIRILAASNSDLKKEVETGKFRKDLLYRLNVTIIDIPPLRNRKDDIPILAYHFLNKYNQRFSRKIKGFHPDTMELLINYSWPGNVRELENVVEHAVIITQSQQDIAPEHLSMDIRKRQQSVPPAPSSFMRLDDMEQTLIQQALLISNGHKAQAAKALGISTATLWRKLKKLRIE